From Eremothecium sinecaudum strain ATCC 58844 chromosome III, complete sequence:
TTGCGCAGATACTTCCATTCAAACAGCAGGGCTGCTCAGCGTGCATGGGCTGATTTCTCAAAGAGATCAAGATCGTTGGAAGTGAAAAATGTAGCTGTAAAGGCGAATATTCTGAATGGTAATGATCAACAAGGCCCTCCATCTCTCAAAAGACGGTTTTATAGAGTCAAGTACAACTCTCCAGAGTATATTAATGAAATGTTTTCCACGGCTTATGAATATTTGTCCTCCATCGCGGGCAGGACATATGCTCAGTTAGAGACAGAGACGGACCCTACCAAGCGTTCCCAATTAGCAGTTGAGGCTGAAATCAGAAATCCTGAGGTACAATATAACTTTATGTACAATGACAAATTGGAAAATAACCCTTCAATAATAGACTACGAGCAACCAGTTTATAGGCATCTCGGAAGGGAACACTGGCACTCACGTGATAGAATGTTACTGATGCAGCGTCTAGAAACCCTGGCTGCTATTCCAGATACCCTCCCAACGTTGGATCCTGTAGCTGAAGTCAATATAAGATTTCCTTTCAGTACTGGTGTGAAAAAATGGATCGAACCGGGCGAGGTGTTGAATTCCAATGTTACATCTATGGAGCCATCTATTAAAATCCAAGAATATGACCACAATTTGGACACAGAAAAACAACTGTATACTATTTTGGTTGTCAACCCAGATGAGCCCAATTTGGATACGGACTCTTTCAAGACTACCTTGAACTTCGGCTTGAAAAACATTAAAATCGGCTACAACGACAACCTTGTAGACCCAAGAAAGTACAATGAATCGAATGTCCTTGCTCCTTACACCCCTCCAGTTCCAGAAAAGAATGCTGGTGTACAGAGATTTGTAGTGTGGGTTTTCAGACAGGTTGGTGCTTTGTCTATGGGTCGTTTGCCAACTTCGGTCAACCAAGACTTCAACATTAGAGCTTTTGCTGAAGAAAATAACTTAACTGCTATCGGAGCACACATATGGAGATCAACATGGGACGCTAATGTTGCAGCTGTTCGAGAAAAGTATGGCATGGACAAGGGTAGAGTTTTCCACAGAGTCCGTAGACCATAAATAGCCACTACGCCTGTAAATAAAAACAACCTAAAATAAAAGAACCTGTATTATCCTAGACAACACCAGGCTTCGTATCTT
This genomic window contains:
- the MRPL35 gene encoding mitochondrial 54S ribosomal protein mL38 (Syntenic homolog of Ashbya gossypii AGR361W; Syntenic homolog of Saccharomyces cerevisiae YDR322W (MRPL35)); amino-acid sequence: MLRRYFHSNSRAAQRAWADFSKRSRSLEVKNVAVKANILNGNDQQGPPSLKRRFYRVKYNSPEYINEMFSTAYEYLSSIAGRTYAQLETETDPTKRSQLAVEAEIRNPEVQYNFMYNDKLENNPSIIDYEQPVYRHLGREHWHSRDRMLLMQRLETLAAIPDTLPTLDPVAEVNIRFPFSTGVKKWIEPGEVLNSNVTSMEPSIKIQEYDHNLDTEKQLYTILVVNPDEPNLDTDSFKTTLNFGLKNIKIGYNDNLVDPRKYNESNVLAPYTPPVPEKNAGVQRFVVWVFRQVGALSMGRLPTSVNQDFNIRAFAEENNLTAIGAHIWRSTWDANVAAVREKYGMDKGRVFHRVRRP